GGGCCATCCCCGCTCGAAGCGCACCTGGCGCGTGAGCTTGCCTTCCTCGTAGAGCTCGAGCGGACCCTCGGGCCTGCCCTCCTCGAACGTGTGCTTCATCAGGGGTTGGCCGTCCCGCCAGGAGAGCAGTTCGCCGTGTGTCCTGCCCTCACGGAAGCCGAGCTGCGTGCGGAAGCGTCCCTGCTCGTCCTGGAACTCCGCCGGCCCGTGGAGCTGGCCGTCCGCGAACAGGACCCGCTGCACCACCTGGCCGTCGGAGTCGTAGATGCTCGTGGGGCCGTGCAGCAGG
The sequence above is drawn from the Archangium gephyra genome and encodes:
- a CDS encoding toxin-antitoxin system YwqK family antitoxin, which produces MPTEFIEKDERGRVRERHFEDDEGRLEGVAATYDEEGRLVQESHWRAGLLHGPTSIYDSDGQVVQRVLFADGQLHGPAEFQDEQGRFRTQLGFREGRTHGELLSWRDGQPLMKHTFEEGRPEGPLELYEEGKLTRQVRFERGWPLEPEQPPEQDSKAPEPEATVDLPGEREEQAPEQPSGWLQGWLRGGGS